Proteins co-encoded in one Klebsiella michiganensis genomic window:
- a CDS encoding thiamine biosynthesis protein ApbE, which translates to MSQPEGVYGYSAVLMGSPILLKLFKPNETLASQVFRLIKQYEDLLTVNRAESQVMSINHAAGKHPVTVSRPVFELIKCAKAASQFPDSIFNLAIGPLVKRWKIGFKGDSVPPPQDIAALLPRTQPHQVVLDEAEGSVYLAHSGMEIDLGAIAKGYIADRVRDFLQRQGVEQGLINLGGNVQTLGSPDGGWSIGLKKPFSGPEEMLGVIEVANKSVVTSGVYERYFELDGKRYHHILDPRTGYPLDNDLDSVTIVSTDSLDGDIWTTLIYGMGVEKGCAALANRPDIEAIFVTKQREIILSSASQFCFTLLDDSYRLVTGSTA; encoded by the coding sequence ATGTCACAACCCGAAGGCGTTTATGGCTACTCCGCCGTTTTAATGGGCTCGCCCATCCTCCTCAAGCTGTTCAAACCCAACGAGACGCTCGCCTCCCAGGTGTTCCGCCTGATCAAACAATACGAAGATCTGCTCACCGTGAACCGGGCCGAATCCCAGGTGATGAGCATCAATCACGCCGCAGGTAAGCACCCGGTCACCGTCAGCCGCCCCGTGTTTGAGCTAATCAAATGCGCCAAAGCCGCCAGCCAGTTTCCCGACAGTATTTTTAATCTGGCCATTGGCCCACTGGTGAAGCGCTGGAAGATTGGTTTCAAGGGCGACAGCGTTCCACCGCCACAGGATATCGCCGCTCTGCTGCCGCGCACGCAGCCGCATCAGGTGGTGCTGGACGAAGCCGAAGGCAGTGTTTATCTGGCGCACAGCGGGATGGAGATCGATCTGGGCGCGATAGCCAAGGGCTACATCGCCGACCGCGTACGCGACTTCCTGCAGCGGCAGGGCGTGGAGCAGGGGCTGATTAACCTCGGTGGCAACGTGCAGACGCTGGGCTCGCCGGATGGCGGCTGGTCCATCGGGCTGAAAAAGCCGTTTAGCGGGCCGGAAGAGATGCTGGGCGTGATTGAGGTGGCGAACAAATCGGTGGTGACATCCGGCGTCTACGAGCGCTATTTCGAGCTGGATGGCAAGCGCTATCACCATATTCTCGACCCGCGCACCGGTTACCCGCTGGACAACGACCTGGATAGCGTGACAATTGTGTCTACCGACTCCCTCGACGGGGATATCTGGACGACGTTGATTTACGGGATGGGAGTCGAAAAGGGCTGTGCGGCGCTGGCAAATCGCCCCGATATAGAGGCGATTTTTGTGACTAAACAGCGAGAGATTATTCTCTCTTCCGCCAGCCAGTTCTGCTTTACGTTACTGGATGACAGCTACCGGCTGGTTACTGGCAGTACTGCTTGA